Part of the Paenibacillus aurantius genome, AAAAGAAGCTTCCCCACCGGAAGTTTTGGACCGGCGTGATTGTGATCACCATGTTCTTTTCCGGGGGGATGATTCCTTCTTACATCGTGATCAAGAACCTGGGCCTCATGAATTCCATCTGGGCGCTCGTGCTGCCCGGCGCGGTAAGTGCCTTCATGCTTCTGATCGTGCGGAATTTCATTATCGGCCTGCCGGAAAGTCTGGAGGAGTCGGCTAAGATCGACGGAGCAAACGACGTCTACATCCTGTTCCGCATCGTCATCCCCCTTTCGCTGCCCATTGTCGCTACGGTCGGCCTCTATACGGCGGTCTACCATTGGAACGCCTGGTTCGACAGCATGATCTACATTCAGGACATGAAGAAGCAAGTGCTCCAGATGATCCTGAGAAAAATCATTCTCGAAGGGCAGTCCAATCTGCTCGAGCCCGCGGTTGATCAAGTGGTGGTGAACGCCGAGTCGATGAAGATGGCGACGCTGGTCGTCTCCATTGTGCCGATCGTCTGCGTTTATCCGTTTCTGCAGAAGTATTTCATCAAGGGCTCGCTTGTCGGGTCGGTCAAAGGCTGAGGCCGCCGGTTAAGCTCCGGCTTCCCGCCGGGTTAACATATAGATTAAGCATGGGAGGGTATCAAATGATGAAGAGCATAACCAGCAGGAGCGTGACCATAAGCGGGGTACTGGCGGTGTCGCTGCTGGCCGGCTGCCAATCGGGCAAGGAGCCCGGATCGGAGGGAGCGTCGGTTGCGCCGACCGGAGGAGGCAAGCAGGAGCCCGTCGCCCTGGAATGGCTTGGCTACGACTCCTACGGGCAGCCCGATCCCGCTTCGCCGGTCATCAAGATGGTGGAGGACAAATTCAATGCCAAATTCAAGTTCTGGTATGTCGATCCGAACAAATGGGACGATAACGTCAACGTCCGGCTCGGGGCCGGGGAAATGCCCGACGTCATCAAGGTAAGAACCCAGAAGAACCTCGTCAACTATATCGACCAGGGCGTGCTGGCTCCCATATCGAGGGACCTGATCGATAAGTTTGCTCCTACCTATGCTAAATATTTGGACACCACTTACCCGGAAACGTGGGATTACGTGAAGAGCGGAGGAAAGCTGTACGGCATTCCGGCCACCACGACTCCTTACTCGACCTTGGTGGTATGGCGGGAGGAGTGGCTGAAGAACGTCGGCATCACCAAGGTGCCGGAGACGCTCGCCGAATTCGAGGACGCCCTGTACAAGTTCCGGAACAACGATCCGGATAAGAACGGGAAGAAGGACACGTACGGGCTTTCGGACTTTGGCATCCCCGCCATTATGGGCGCGTTCGGCTTCCCGCCGATCGACGACTTCAGCCAGGCCGCGAAAGCGAACCCGACCCGGGCCGTCGGCCTTACGCTGAAGGACGGGAAGATCGTGTTCGCTTCCATTCAGCCGGAGATGAAGGAAGCGCTGGCGCTCCTGCAGAAATGGTACAAAGACGGCATCATCGATCCCGAGTTCATCACCTCGGAGAATACGACCGGCTATTGGGCCAACTCCCAGGCCTTCTTCAACAACCGGATCGGATTAACCGGGAAGACCCAGCCGGCTCACTGGCGGAACGAGCTGAATCCCGACAATCCCGGGGATAAGGGCGGTGTCGTCTGGCAGGACTTCAAGAAGGCCCAGCCGAACGGGAACATCGTCTTCGGCAAGCCACCGGTCGGACCGAAGGGCCTGTCGGGCACCCCGCAGTGGTCTTCCTATAACGGTGCCATCGGCATCACCACCAAGGCGGCCAAGGATCCGCGCAAGGTGGAGACGGTCCTGAAGATGATGGAAGCCGCCGCCACGGACTATGAGTACTACATGAACGTCCGGTACGGCATGAAAGGGGAAGGCTGGAAGGAGGAGAACGGTAAATTCATAGATCTGTCCGGCGGCCTGTCGGCGGGCGATTCCCAGCAGAAGGGCCGCAATGTTCTCCACGTCCAGGTCAATTACGATCCGTTCATGAAGAAGAAGGACCCGTTTACCTTCTCCTTCGGGGACAAAGTGGCCGGTTTTAAAGGGTATATGAATATGTTCCTGCCGTACACCGACGAATACGACAAGTATGCGGCCACGCTCGGCAAAATGACGGTCGAGACGTACTTCAAAATCATTACGGGCGAGCAAGGCGTAGAGGCCTTCGACGAGTACGTCAAGAAGTTCAAGGAAAGCGGCGGAGACAAGGTCGAAAAGGCACTCAACGAAGCCTACCAGAAGACGCAGGGCAAATAGACGACGACCGGACGAAGCGTACGCTTCGTCCGTTTGCCGTATGGTACAATATGGATGAATGTACGGGGAGGGGGATGGGAAGAAAACGTGATGCAGCGGCTCTTGAACCGGAACCGGACCTTCACGAGGCTCATTCTGTTTAACTGCAGCCTGGTGATTCTTATTACGGTCATTCCCGCCCTGGTGTATTACCGGTATTTCAGCACGAGCTACGAGGAGCAGACCCGCAAGCTGAACCGCCAGGCGGTGGCCCAGTTAAGAGAATCCTTCGATGAACGCTTTCTGAAGGAGATCATCCGGATTCCCAATCAGAATTTGTCGGGGATGGAGAGCAACGATGTGCTGACCTATCCGCTTACCAACCCTATCGATCGTGACGTTGTACGGACTCTCCAGGTGTCTAACCGGGTGGAGGAAATCCGGAGCAGCCTGCCCTTTGTGGATACGATAACGATCTACTATCGCCTCAATCAGATGATGTTTCAGAATTTCCGTGCCTGTCATATGGAGACCACCGATTGTTTGACCGGCCCTATGAAAGACTGGTTCCAGAGCTTCGACCGCTCGGACCGGAACGTCGAATGGGCGGTCCTTCCGAACGGCCGGCCCGAGGATGCCGGCGGCGGCCGAATCCTCCTGTATGCCCGCAGCATTCCTTACTTTTCGACGGAGAACAGCAAGCTCGGCATCATAGCCGTAAGCCTTAAGGAGAATGCTTTCCTAAGCCTGCTGGAGGATTATAAATTTTCCCCGGACACGGTCTGCCTGATTGTGGACGGATCCGGCCGGCTGGTGACCTCGACGGACCGGGAGGCTCCCACCCTCGGTGGCCGGGGCGGTGTGCTGGAAACACTGGCCAGCCTTGGGCCGAAGGAAGAAGGGATGTTCTCCGCGGAAGTGGGCGGCCGGGCGAGCGTCGTTTCCTACTCTCCCTCCCAATACAACGACTGGCGCTATGTGTCCATCGCGTCGGTCCAGGATTATTACAAGCAGTCTCACGATTTCCGCAATCTTCTCATCGTCATAGCCGGGGGCCTGCTGCTGGTCAACCTGGGCATGGGGATCCTCATTACCCAAAGGGCGCACAAGCCGATCGGCACGCTGTTTCATCACTTTACGGATCAGATCGATGATCTGCGCCGCAAGATCGACAAAAACAAGCCGATGATCCGCCACAATTTTATCCTTCGCCTGCTGACGGGACAGGAGATTTCGGAGATGGAGCTGTGGGAGAACCAGAGCCTTTTGGACGTACCTCTCGACGGAGCGGTTTGCTTCAGCTTTCTCCTGGAAATCCCGGAAGGCACGAACGGTCATCAGCAGGAAATGCTGCTGTTCTACGACCTGATTGAAGCATTGGAAAGAGAAGACGGAGGGCCTGGCCGGATTTATGCCATCAAGCTGGAAGGGAACCGGCTGGCCGGAATCGCGCTGGGCGGCAGCCCGGAGGACGTAGAACGAATCCTGGTCTCCATCGAAGAAACGATCCAAATGTGCCATTCGGGCGACTATGCGCTGGCCGCCGGGAATCCATACGAAACCGGCCCGGAAGGCATGGCCCGGTCGTATTCAGAAGCGGGGGAAGCCGTGAAATACCGCTTCCTGGAGAGGGGCCGGCTGCTCCGGTTCGAGGAGCTGGGTCTTTCCCGGCTCAAGGACTCGGGCAGCTCCTCCTCCGCTTTTCCTGATCTTGAGGCAAGCCTGCGGACGGGGGACGAGGAGCGCCTGCAGACGCAGCTTACCGGCGTTATAGAGGAAGTACGCACAGGCGGGTATACCGTCGATTATTCCAAAAGCATCCTGCTCGACCTTCTGCTCCATTTCCGCCGCTGCCTGAAGACCGCCGGCTTCCAGCCGCCGGAGCTGTTCGGCTATGACATCCGGCGTCACTTCTCCCGGATCGGGACGATCACCGAGTTCGAGCAGTGGATCGCCGGGCTTGCGGGCGAGGCCGTCCGCCAGCTGGGGGAGAGAAGGCCGAAGGCCGACAAAGCCCTCGAGCTCAAAATCACCCGGTTCATCGAGGACAACCTGTACAACGAGCTTTCGCTCGAAACGGTGGCGGAGCATGTCCGCATCAGCCCCAATTATTTAAGCCGGCTGTTCAAGGGAATGCTCGGCATGACCTTTCTTGAGTATGTCACCGACAAAAAGCTTCGACGCGCCGCGGAGCTTCTCCTCCACGAGAAAATGACCGTTCAGGACGTATCGGCCAAGCTCGGCTACCAGTCGACCCATTATTTCATTCGCATTTTCAAGGAGAGGTACGGGCTGACCCCGAAGCAGTTCCAGAAGCTGAATGCAGGGAAGGAGCTGGGTAGCGGGGGCTTTTAACCCTGTGAAAAATTAAGCAGACTGAAATTTAACGAGTCCATATAAGGAAAGGAAGAGGAAGAGATGATCGAAGAACTGTTCAAGGCGGCCCAATCGGGGGATATCACGAGGCTGAAGGAGCTGCTGGCCGAAAAGCCGGAGCTCGCCAACACGGAGAATGCGGACGGGCTGACGCCGCTCGGCTATGCAGCGCATTTCGGACAGGCCGCCGCCGTGAAGCTTCTACTGGAGGCGGGCGCGGAGGTGAACGCGGTCTCTCACTCGAAGATAGCCTACATTCCGTCGAACACGGCGCTGCATGCCGCGATTGCCGGAGAACGCGACCTCGGGGTAATCCGGCTGCTGCTGGCGGGAGGGGCTTCCGCTTCCATCCCGGACAGCGACGGGCATACGGCCCTGCATACGGCCGCCTATCATGCCGACAGCGTGGACATCATCCGGCTGCTGCTCGAGCACGGGGCCGACATTCAGGCGGAGGCCGGTGGAGCAACGGCTCTTGCCCTAGCGAAGAGCAGGGGAAACGATCAAGTGGCCGAGCTGCTGGAGCGGCACGCGAACCGGGCTTCTTAGTTTGGTCTCGCCTTCCCTGCCTCCATCCCCAGCAAATACAAAAGAGACCGCCCGGGCGGTCTCTTTTGTTATCTCAGAAGCATAATCAGCCCGCCGGCAATCGGGGTTCCGATCATCGCGGCCCGCAGCAGGGCGCGGGGGGCTCGTCCGGTAAACTTGGCTCCGATGTAGGAGCCGATCATCGTCCCGGCCACCACCTGCACGAGCAGAGCCGCATCTATGTAGCCGGCCTGGAAATAGCCGATCCCCCCGAAAAAGGCGATGGGCAGGATTACCATCATCGTCGTGCCGACGGCGAGCCGGAGCGGCATCCGGAAGAGGATCATGAGCGCCAGCTGGATAAACGGTGTCGAGCCGATGCCGAACATGCCGGATAATCCCCCGGTGATCAGGCCGGCAATGGCCGCCAGGACCCAGAAGCGGGAGCCGGCCGGCAGCTCGTGGTTCGTTTCGGCTGATGCCGGCATTTTCGTCCGCACCCAGATGAGCACCCCGGAAAGGAACAGCATGGAGGCCGTCCAGACCACCAGGGCGTCGGCGGGTATGAGCCGCGCGGCGAAGGTACCGGCGTAGGCCCCGGCGGCACCGAACAGGCCGACGGCTGCTCCGGCGCGAAGGCTGACGTTCTTCTCGCGAAGGTGGCTGACGGTGCCCGAAAGCATCGTGAACACCATGGCGGCCACCGAAGTTCCGAGCGCCGCGTGCACCGGCACATGAAAGACCGTAATTAGCAGCGCAATAATAAAACCGGAGCCGCCGGTTCCGGCAAAGCCCAGGATGAGGCCCATCACCAGCATCGTCAACAATACAGTCATCGCCATCGCTTCTTTCTCTTAGCTGTCTTACTGTCTTAAGGGATCCGAAAATCAGGCGGTCACCTCGAACCGCTTATAGAAATCGGGACGCATGTCCTTACGGTTCTGGTTATGCCCCTTCAGGCGCACCTCACGCAAATAATCGAGGTCGATATCCGCGGTCACGACCATTTCCACATTGGGTTCTCCCTGCCGGACGATTCCGTCCGAATGCCCGACCATCGGATGGATGGGGGCGTAGATCCCGCTGATTCCCGTAAAGGCAAACCCGTAGGGAAGGTGGGGCGGAAAAGGCAGGAACCCGATCAGCTGGCTGTTGATCACATACACCTGGTTTTCCGTAGCACGGGCCTTGGAGAACAGCACGCTGCGTTCGGAGCCCCACGCATCCAGCGTACAGGTTGGCGCCAGGATGATATCCGCTCCCAGCATGCCGAGAATGCGTGAGACTTCCGGAAAGGAACAGTCATAGCAGATCGAGGCGCCGAGACGAATTCCGTTAATATCGAAGGTTCCCAGGTCTTTAGCCGGGGAAGTCATCTCCTTATTGTACACCAGTTCGTAAGATGGATGCACTTTGCTCTGCTGGTACATGCGGCCGTCCGGCGCGAAGACGAAGCAGGTGTTGTAATAACGGCCGTCCTCCGGATCGAAGGTAAAATGAGTCCCGCCGGCCAGGATCATCCCGAATTCCATCCCCAATTCCCGGCAGCATGCCTGGATGTCCTCGGTATGGGCTTTTCCGTATTGTTCAAACAGGGCGGGGAAATCAGGATGTTTCCCCAGATTTTTATTCAACGTCAACAGCTCGGCGGTGAAGAATTCGGGCAGAAGCAGAAGCTCCGCGCCTTGGGCAGCCGCCTGCTCGACATGCCACCTCACATGGCCGGCGAAATCCTCAAAGCAAGTAATCGATTTAACGCGGTATTGACTCGTTGCCACCTTCATCCCTCTCAAGCTCCCTTCGTATCTACGTTGTGGGACAAGCTTCTCATAAATTGAGCCATCCGGGCATCCGGATTTCCAAAGAGCTCATCGGGAGGACCCTGTCTCGTGATTTGGCCCTGCTCCATAAACAGCACCCGGTCCGAGATGTTTCTGGCAAAATTCATCTCGTGAGTCACGACAATCATCGTCATTCCTTCCTTGGCGAGCCGTACCATAAGCTCGAGAACTTCGTTGACGAGCTCCGGATCGAGGGCCGACGTCGGCTCGTCGAACAGCATGACCTTGGGTTCCATGGCCAGTGCCCGGGCGATCGCGACACGCTGCTGCTGGCCGCCCGACAGGTTCCCGGGGTATTCCCCAGCCTTGTGCAGCAGGCCGACTTTGTCCAGAAGCTCCTCCGCTTTCCGGACGGCCTCCGCCTTTGGCAGCCGGTGGATCACGGTCGGGCCTTCGATCACATTTTGCAGGACGGTCTTGTGGGGCCAGAGGTTGAACTGCTGAAACACCATCCCGACCCGGGTGCGCAGCCACTGCAGCCGGTACTGTGACATCATCGTCAGCTTGCCTTTGCGGTTCGCCCGGTAATGGACGGGCTTCTGGTCGACGGTCAGCTCGCCCGCCGTCGGAACCTCCAGCAGATTGATGCAGCGCAGCAGGGTGCTTTTGCCGGCTCCGCTTGGGCCGATGATCGAGACGACCTCGCCTTCCGCGATCGTGACATTGACGTCCTTCAAGACGGCGGTTTCCCCGTAGGTTTTCTGAAGATTATTAATATGGATCATGGCGTGTCCTCCTATCTGGTGGAAATGCGAAGCTTCTTCTCACTGAAGTACTGGAGGAGCATAAGGGCGCTGCTCATGGTCAAGTACAGAACGCCCGCCACCCCCAAGGTCTCCATGGGGCTGTAGGTGCTGTTGTACGCCCTCTGGGCGGCCAGCATCAGGTCCGGAACGGTCACAATCGAGACCTGGGCGGACTCCTTAAGCAGAATAACGCAGTTGTTGATATAGGGCGGAATGGTTAAGCGAACCGCCTGAGGAATCGTAACCCGAATCATTTTCTTGATGGGGGACATGCCGATCGCTTCCGCCGCTTCGAGCTGCCCTTTGGGAACGGAGAGCAGGCCCGCCCGGAGGATTTCCGACTTAAAGGCGGCGGAGTTGAGCGACATGGCCAGGAGGCCTGCGCTAAAGGCGCTTAGCTTCAGCCCAAAGGGGGCTGCGTAGTAGAAGAAGAACAGAACCAGTAACAACGGCGTCCCGCGAAAAACCCAAACATACACGAAAGCGAGGCTTTGAAGGATTTTGCTGGGGGACAGCCTCATAAGGGCGATCAAATACCCCAATACCGTCGCGCACACAATACTCAATAGGGCGATCTGGAACGTGACGAGAGCGCCTTTAAGATAAAGGGGCATATAGTTGGTGATAAGACTCCAGTCCATTCGACATGCCTCCTCATCTCTAGTTAGTTAGGAACCGCAAAGCCAAACCATTTGACGGCCAGCTCGTTATAGGAGCCGTCCTTCTGTTTCTTCTCAATGATGTCGTCGATCGCTTTCTTCAGCGCAGAATCGTTCTTGCGGATGCCGATCCCGGCGTCGCGCAGCTTGTACATGTCCCCGACCGCTGCGTACTGGCTGCCGTCTTTGTCGTTCTTGATAAAATCATTCGCCGCGATTTTGCCGAGGGCATAGAGCTGAATCCGTCCGTTCTTCAGATCGGCGAAGCCCTCCGCATTGCCGGGGTATTCCTTCAGCTCTTTGTAGCCGCCGATCTCCAGAAGATCGGAATGCTGGGCCGCCCCGCCGATGACGCCAACGGTCAAGCCCTGCAGATGAGTGATGCCCGTTACGGCCTTGTTGTCCTTCTTGGCGAGGGCCACCACGCCGTCCTTGTAATAAACGGAGGAGAAATCGATGGCCTTCTTGCGTTCTTCCGTCATCAGCAGCCCCGACATGACGATATCGAACTTGCCGGCATTGAGACCGGCCAGCAGACCGGAAACATTGCCCGGGACGAACTCCGCGGTCACGCCCAATTCCTTGGCTAAGGCATTGCCCCAATCGATATCGAATCCGGTCAGCTTGCCCTGCTCATCCATATAAGTAAGGGGCCGGTAATTGCCGCTCGTTCCGATGATCAGCTTGCCGCGCTTCTTGATTTGATCCAGAGTGGTTTGCGCCGAAGCATCGGGCGGGGAGGAGGCAGCGCCGTCCGCAGCCGCCGGAGCGGTTTTGGAATTTCCACAGGCCGATACCAGTACCGATA contains:
- a CDS encoding nitrilase-related carbon-nitrogen hydrolase — its product is MKVATSQYRVKSITCFEDFAGHVRWHVEQAAAQGAELLLLPEFFTAELLTLNKNLGKHPDFPALFEQYGKAHTEDIQACCRELGMEFGMILAGGTHFTFDPEDGRYYNTCFVFAPDGRMYQQSKVHPSYELVYNKEMTSPAKDLGTFDINGIRLGASICYDCSFPEVSRILGMLGADIILAPTCTLDAWGSERSVLFSKARATENQVYVINSQLIGFLPFPPHLPYGFAFTGISGIYAPIHPMVGHSDGIVRQGEPNVEMVVTADIDLDYLREVRLKGHNQNRKDMRPDFYKRFEVTA
- a CDS encoding helix-turn-helix domain-containing protein, which gives rise to MNVRGGGWEENVMQRLLNRNRTFTRLILFNCSLVILITVIPALVYYRYFSTSYEEQTRKLNRQAVAQLRESFDERFLKEIIRIPNQNLSGMESNDVLTYPLTNPIDRDVVRTLQVSNRVEEIRSSLPFVDTITIYYRLNQMMFQNFRACHMETTDCLTGPMKDWFQSFDRSDRNVEWAVLPNGRPEDAGGGRILLYARSIPYFSTENSKLGIIAVSLKENAFLSLLEDYKFSPDTVCLIVDGSGRLVTSTDREAPTLGGRGGVLETLASLGPKEEGMFSAEVGGRASVVSYSPSQYNDWRYVSIASVQDYYKQSHDFRNLLIVIAGGLLLVNLGMGILITQRAHKPIGTLFHHFTDQIDDLRRKIDKNKPMIRHNFILRLLTGQEISEMELWENQSLLDVPLDGAVCFSFLLEIPEGTNGHQQEMLLFYDLIEALEREDGGPGRIYAIKLEGNRLAGIALGGSPEDVERILVSIEETIQMCHSGDYALAAGNPYETGPEGMARSYSEAGEAVKYRFLERGRLLRFEELGLSRLKDSGSSSSAFPDLEASLRTGDEERLQTQLTGVIEEVRTGGYTVDYSKSILLDLLLHFRRCLKTAGFQPPELFGYDIRRHFSRIGTITEFEQWIAGLAGEAVRQLGERRPKADKALELKITRFIEDNLYNELSLETVAEHVRISPNYLSRLFKGMLGMTFLEYVTDKKLRRAAELLLHEKMTVQDVSAKLGYQSTHYFIRIFKERYGLTPKQFQKLNAGKELGSGGF
- a CDS encoding ankyrin repeat domain-containing protein gives rise to the protein MIEELFKAAQSGDITRLKELLAEKPELANTENADGLTPLGYAAHFGQAAAVKLLLEAGAEVNAVSHSKIAYIPSNTALHAAIAGERDLGVIRLLLAGGASASIPDSDGHTALHTAAYHADSVDIIRLLLEHGADIQAEAGGATALALAKSRGNDQVAELLERHANRAS
- a CDS encoding amino acid ABC transporter permease, with the protein product MDWSLITNYMPLYLKGALVTFQIALLSIVCATVLGYLIALMRLSPSKILQSLAFVYVWVFRGTPLLLVLFFFYYAAPFGLKLSAFSAGLLAMSLNSAAFKSEILRAGLLSVPKGQLEAAEAIGMSPIKKMIRVTIPQAVRLTIPPYINNCVILLKESAQVSIVTVPDLMLAAQRAYNSTYSPMETLGVAGVLYLTMSSALMLLQYFSEKKLRISTR
- a CDS encoding type 2 periplasmic-binding domain-containing protein produces the protein MMKSITSRSVTISGVLAVSLLAGCQSGKEPGSEGASVAPTGGGKQEPVALEWLGYDSYGQPDPASPVIKMVEDKFNAKFKFWYVDPNKWDDNVNVRLGAGEMPDVIKVRTQKNLVNYIDQGVLAPISRDLIDKFAPTYAKYLDTTYPETWDYVKSGGKLYGIPATTTPYSTLVVWREEWLKNVGITKVPETLAEFEDALYKFRNNDPDKNGKKDTYGLSDFGIPAIMGAFGFPPIDDFSQAAKANPTRAVGLTLKDGKIVFASIQPEMKEALALLQKWYKDGIIDPEFITSENTTGYWANSQAFFNNRIGLTGKTQPAHWRNELNPDNPGDKGGVVWQDFKKAQPNGNIVFGKPPVGPKGLSGTPQWSSYNGAIGITTKAAKDPRKVETVLKMMEAAATDYEYYMNVRYGMKGEGWKEENGKFIDLSGGLSAGDSQQKGRNVLHVQVNYDPFMKKKDPFTFSFGDKVAGFKGYMNMFLPYTDEYDKYAATLGKMTVETYFKIITGEQGVEAFDEYVKKFKESGGDKVEKALNEAYQKTQGK
- a CDS encoding sulfite exporter TauE/SafE family protein, with amino-acid sequence MAMTVLLTMLVMGLILGFAGTGGSGFIIALLITVFHVPVHAALGTSVAAMVFTMLSGTVSHLREKNVSLRAGAAVGLFGAAGAYAGTFAARLIPADALVVWTASMLFLSGVLIWVRTKMPASAETNHELPAGSRFWVLAAIAGLITGGLSGMFGIGSTPFIQLALMILFRMPLRLAVGTTMMVILPIAFFGGIGYFQAGYIDAALLVQVVAGTMIGSYIGAKFTGRAPRALLRAAMIGTPIAGGLIMLLR
- a CDS encoding substrate-binding periplasmic protein translates to MKKWMLLLFVALSVLVSACGNSKTAPAAADGAASSPPDASAQTTLDQIKKRGKLIIGTSGNYRPLTYMDEQGKLTGFDIDWGNALAKELGVTAEFVPGNVSGLLAGLNAGKFDIVMSGLLMTEERKKAIDFSSVYYKDGVVALAKKDNKAVTGITHLQGLTVGVIGGAAQHSDLLEIGGYKELKEYPGNAEGFADLKNGRIQLYALGKIAANDFIKNDKDGSQYAAVGDMYKLRDAGIGIRKNDSALKKAIDDIIEKKQKDGSYNELAVKWFGFAVPN
- a CDS encoding carbohydrate ABC transporter permease — translated: MNHRHSVSDRLLLSVIYFTLAALSLLTLLPLLQIVTISVSPSEIVNRYGFHLIPLKLDWGGYREVFRNSLIWNAYGNTIFRTVLGTAITVVMTFLGAYPLSKKKLPHRKFWTGVIVITMFFSGGMIPSYIVIKNLGLMNSIWALVLPGAVSAFMLLIVRNFIIGLPESLEESAKIDGANDVYILFRIVIPLSLPIVATVGLYTAVYHWNAWFDSMIYIQDMKKQVLQMILRKIILEGQSNLLEPAVDQVVVNAESMKMATLVVSIVPIVCVYPFLQKYFIKGSLVGSVKG
- a CDS encoding amino acid ABC transporter ATP-binding protein encodes the protein MIHINNLQKTYGETAVLKDVNVTIAEGEVVSIIGPSGAGKSTLLRCINLLEVPTAGELTVDQKPVHYRANRKGKLTMMSQYRLQWLRTRVGMVFQQFNLWPHKTVLQNVIEGPTVIHRLPKAEAVRKAEELLDKVGLLHKAGEYPGNLSGGQQQRVAIARALAMEPKVMLFDEPTSALDPELVNEVLELMVRLAKEGMTMIVVTHEMNFARNISDRVLFMEQGQITRQGPPDELFGNPDARMAQFMRSLSHNVDTKGA